A window of Flavobacterium flavigenum contains these coding sequences:
- a CDS encoding alpha-amylase family glycosyl hydrolase, whose translation MKKIILLLILLLTISVFSQQQNVTYSISPATFEETNSITITINGSNINETTWGIAGTHELYMWAWAFDINDTTSKGTPNNGSWAASSAASMFTYNAGTDTYTKTITPATYYNATGIGRIGFLIKAKDGTGDKKSQDILAEVGTFQVTLTAPSENSSAILTSGATFNIMAANTNGVASYVLKSNGNILNTNPSTASYSFSHTNITTNQSYELLVTQGATTISKKFSVIVNPNTVSEAMPAGVVDGINYNTTDVTKATLVLDAPLKDFVYVAGSFNNWQPSSAYAMKKDPVSGKFWLELSGLVSGVSNSYQYWVGDATPLANSPALVKTADPYSTLVLSPYDDASIPSVNYPNMPAYPSGQQFEVTVLKTGQTTYNWQVTNFTKPEKDKLVVYEVLVRDFDANRNYQSLIDRIDYFKNLKINAIQLMPVMEFEGNESWGYNTSFHMALDKFYGTSDKLKELIDLCHQNGIAVILDVALNHAFGRNPMVRMWMNDPDGDGFGSPTTENPYFNTVVRHSYSVGEDFNHQSVRTQNYVKRVIKQWVEEYKIDGLRWDLTKGFTQNCTASDETCTNAYQQDRVDVLKSYADYSWNLDPTHYTIFEHLGTDLEEQQWANYKIAESPSKGIMMWGNMNSAYNELSMGYTGNISRMTSSSRGFTSNRLMGYAESHDEERLMYKNIQYGNSSNPAHNVKTLATALSRMSAIGAVSLLVPGPKMIWHFGDLGWDSSIFTCNNGTVNDASVTISGDCKLDTKPQPQWTGNWLGNAGRSKIYNDWSKIITMKIAEPVFSGTTTMANTSSLYPNIKITNSALSSGQLKDVLIFANFNVTTQNVATGFSYPGTWYNLMDNTTINVTDVNAVMSIPPGEFRIYGNKQASLAIEDFEKGNALSLYPNPVSNYFTLNFTAVKVEIYAITGQLVKSFTHNKNADFQFGVSDLKPGLYIVKALNENNEAEVIKFIKE comes from the coding sequence ATGAAAAAAATCATACTTTTATTAATTCTTTTACTGACAATAAGTGTCTTTTCACAGCAACAAAACGTAACCTATTCCATAAGTCCTGCTACTTTTGAAGAGACCAATTCTATTACCATTACCATAAACGGAAGCAACATCAATGAGACCACATGGGGCATTGCCGGGACTCACGAATTGTATATGTGGGCATGGGCTTTTGATATCAATGACACTACTTCAAAGGGAACGCCAAATAACGGTTCATGGGCTGCTTCAAGCGCAGCGAGTATGTTTACGTATAATGCCGGAACAGATACTTATACCAAGACCATTACACCTGCTACTTATTACAATGCTACCGGAATTGGGAGAATCGGTTTTTTGATTAAAGCCAAAGACGGAACCGGAGACAAAAAATCGCAGGACATCTTAGCTGAAGTAGGCACTTTTCAGGTTACCCTTACTGCACCTTCAGAAAACAGCTCAGCCATTTTAACATCAGGGGCTACTTTTAATATTATGGCTGCAAACACCAATGGTGTTGCAAGTTATGTGTTAAAATCAAACGGAAATATTCTCAATACAAACCCAAGTACAGCAAGTTATTCCTTTAGCCATACTAATATTACTACGAATCAAAGTTATGAATTACTGGTAACGCAGGGAGCAACAACCATTTCAAAGAAGTTCTCGGTTATTGTAAACCCTAATACTGTTTCGGAAGCAATGCCTGCCGGTGTAGTTGATGGAATCAATTATAACACAACCGATGTTACCAAGGCAACTTTAGTTCTCGACGCACCTTTAAAAGATTTTGTTTACGTGGCCGGAAGTTTTAATAACTGGCAGCCTTCATCGGCGTATGCCATGAAAAAAGATCCGGTTTCAGGAAAATTCTGGCTGGAGTTATCTGGTTTGGTTTCAGGCGTAAGCAATTCTTATCAATATTGGGTAGGAGATGCTACACCATTGGCCAATTCGCCTGCATTGGTAAAAACGGCCGATCCCTATTCGACTTTGGTTTTATCCCCTTATGATGATGCTTCGATTCCTTCTGTAAATTATCCTAATATGCCTGCTTATCCATCAGGGCAGCAATTCGAAGTAACAGTTTTAAAAACCGGACAAACGACGTACAACTGGCAGGTAACCAATTTTACAAAACCTGAAAAAGATAAATTAGTCGTTTATGAAGTTTTGGTGCGCGATTTTGATGCTAACAGAAACTATCAAAGTCTGATTGACCGAATTGATTATTTTAAAAATTTGAAAATTAATGCAATTCAGTTAATGCCGGTAATGGAATTTGAAGGCAATGAAAGCTGGGGTTACAACACTTCTTTTCACATGGCGCTGGATAAGTTTTACGGGACTTCAGACAAATTAAAAGAACTAATCGATTTATGCCACCAAAATGGGATCGCGGTGATTCTGGATGTGGCTTTAAATCATGCTTTCGGAAGAAATCCGATGGTCAGAATGTGGATGAACGATCCTGACGGAGACGGTTTCGGCTCTCCAACTACTGAAAACCCTTATTTTAATACAGTTGTCAGACACAGTTATAGTGTTGGTGAAGATTTTAACCATCAGTCGGTTAGGACTCAGAATTATGTAAAACGTGTCATCAAACAATGGGTCGAAGAATACAAAATTGACGGCTTGCGTTGGGATTTGACCAAAGGGTTTACTCAAAATTGTACGGCTTCAGATGAAACGTGTACGAATGCTTATCAACAAGACAGAGTTGATGTTTTGAAATCATATGCTGATTATTCCTGGAACCTTGATCCTACACATTATACTATTTTCGAACACTTAGGAACCGATTTGGAAGAACAGCAATGGGCAAATTACAAAATTGCAGAATCACCAAGTAAAGGAATCATGATGTGGGGAAATATGAATAGTGCTTATAACGAACTGTCTATGGGTTACACAGGCAATATTTCAAGAATGACAAGTTCCAGCCGCGGTTTTACTTCGAATCGTTTAATGGGTTACGCAGAAAGCCATGACGAAGAGCGACTGATGTATAAAAACATTCAATACGGAAATTCATCAAATCCAGCGCATAATGTCAAAACATTAGCTACAGCTTTGTCAAGAATGTCGGCTATTGGAGCGGTTTCATTATTGGTTCCGGGACCAAAAATGATCTGGCATTTTGGAGATTTAGGCTGGGATTCATCTATTTTTACTTGTAACAATGGAACTGTGAATGATGCTTCGGTAACGATTTCAGGAGACTGTAAATTAGACACAAAACCACAGCCACAATGGACTGGAAACTGGCTTGGTAATGCCGGGCGAAGCAAAATTTATAACGATTGGTCAAAAATAATCACCATGAAAATTGCGGAGCCTGTATTTTCCGGAACAACAACCATGGCAAATACCAGTTCATTGTATCCGAACATTAAAATTACAAACTCAGCTCTATCTTCAGGACAACTTAAAGATGTGTTGATTTTTGCCAACTTTAATGTTACCACTCAAAACGTTGCTACAGGTTTCTCCTATCCGGGAACATGGTATAATTTGATGGACAATACTACAATAAATGTTACCGACGTGAATGCTGTAATGAGTATTCCACCAGGAGAATTCAGAATTTACGGGAACAAACAAGCGAGTCTGGCTATTGAAGATTTCGAAAAAGGAAACGCATTGAGTTTGTATCCAAATCCTGTTTCGAATTACTTCACATTGAATTTTACTGCTGTAAAAGTTGAAATTTATGCCATTACTGGTCAATTGGTAAAAAGCTTTACACACAATAAAAATGCAGATTTTCAATTTGGGGTAAGCGATTTAAAACCGGGCTTATATATTGTAAAAGCACTTAATGAGAATAATGAAGCAGAAGTAATAAAGTTTATTAAAGAATAA
- a CDS encoding DUF6814 family protein encodes MNFIKRALGILWIILAIAAAYFCVFEFGLPKFLSDQQEDLVFGIIILFILTPLIVLGLGVFGYFSLTGEYDKEN; translated from the coding sequence ATGAATTTTATAAAAAGAGCTTTAGGAATTCTGTGGATCATATTAGCAATTGCTGCTGCCTATTTTTGTGTTTTTGAATTTGGTCTTCCAAAATTTTTATCGGATCAACAAGAGGATTTGGTATTTGGAATTATCATTCTGTTTATTCTGACTCCATTGATCGTTTTGGGACTTGGGGTTTTTGGCTACTTCTCTTTAACTGGAGAATACGACAAAGAGAATTAA
- a CDS encoding MFS transporter produces the protein MSNTSTKGIWKVISASSMGTMIEWYDFYIFGSLAVVISTKFFPSDNPTAAFLSTLATFAAGFVVRPFGALFFGRLGDIIGRKYTFMATLLLMGGSTFLIGCIPSYETIGFLAPLLVLILRLLQGLALGGEYGGAATYVAEHAPKGQRGYWTSWIQTTATVGLFISLMVILATKTVLSAEDFDIWGWRVPFWVSIVMVGVSYLIRKNMDESPEFAKAKKEGTTSASPLKESFGNRYNLKFVLLALFGATMGQGVVWYTGQFYAMSFMKTVMNIDSSQVDTLLGIALLLGTPFFIVFGWLSDKVGRKYIMMGGMLLAILLYRPIYKAMYTTTDTALKTEITEKTKTTVELTAAKDSVYTTHKEFTDGTVSIEKKTVFATKKDTQFSTSVMINSSDEWNLIFLVFIQVIFVTMVYGPIAAFLVEMFPVKIRYTSMSLPYHVGNGIFGGLLPAISTYFVTHSKAAGKQDFYLDGLWYPIVIASVCFVIGMIYIDNKNKNAHL, from the coding sequence ATGAGTAATACATCTACAAAAGGCATTTGGAAAGTGATTTCGGCCTCTTCTATGGGAACTATGATTGAATGGTATGATTTTTATATTTTTGGAAGTTTAGCCGTTGTAATTTCAACTAAATTTTTTCCCAGTGACAATCCTACCGCAGCATTTCTGTCAACATTAGCGACTTTTGCTGCAGGATTTGTGGTTCGTCCTTTTGGAGCTTTATTTTTTGGGAGACTTGGAGATATTATTGGCCGTAAATATACTTTTATGGCTACCCTGTTATTAATGGGTGGTTCAACTTTTTTAATAGGCTGTATTCCGAGTTATGAAACAATTGGTTTTTTAGCACCTTTATTAGTTTTGATTTTACGTTTACTCCAAGGACTTGCTTTAGGCGGAGAATATGGCGGAGCAGCAACCTATGTTGCAGAACATGCTCCTAAGGGCCAGCGCGGTTATTGGACTTCTTGGATCCAGACCACCGCAACAGTGGGATTATTTATTTCACTGATGGTAATTCTGGCGACAAAAACCGTCCTTTCAGCTGAAGATTTTGATATTTGGGGATGGCGCGTTCCGTTTTGGGTTTCGATTGTCATGGTTGGCGTTTCTTACCTCATCCGAAAAAATATGGACGAGTCTCCTGAATTCGCGAAAGCAAAAAAAGAAGGAACTACAAGCGCCAGTCCGCTAAAAGAAAGTTTTGGAAACCGCTACAATTTAAAGTTTGTATTGCTTGCTTTATTTGGTGCCACAATGGGACAGGGCGTTGTCTGGTATACCGGACAATTTTACGCCATGAGTTTCATGAAAACGGTCATGAACATAGATTCTTCACAGGTTGATACTTTATTGGGAATTGCACTTTTACTGGGAACGCCATTTTTTATTGTATTTGGATGGCTGAGTGATAAAGTGGGGAGAAAATATATTATGATGGGCGGAATGCTGCTTGCTATTTTGCTGTACAGACCAATTTATAAGGCAATGTACACCACAACAGATACAGCTCTTAAAACCGAAATTACAGAAAAAACGAAAACTACTGTTGAACTAACGGCTGCAAAAGATTCTGTTTACACGACTCATAAAGAGTTTACTGATGGAACTGTTTCAATAGAAAAGAAAACCGTGTTTGCGACTAAAAAAGATACTCAGTTTAGTACATCTGTGATGATCAATTCGAGTGATGAGTGGAATTTGATTTTCTTAGTGTTTATACAGGTTATATTTGTTACCATGGTCTATGGGCCAATTGCAGCCTTTTTGGTCGAAATGTTTCCGGTTAAAATTCGATATACTTCCATGTCGCTGCCTTATCATGTTGGAAACGGAATTTTCGGAGGTTTGCTTCCTGCGATTTCGACTTATTTTGTGACTCATTCAAAAGCAGCAGGAAAACAGGACTTCTATCTGGACGGACTTTGGTATCCTATAGTAATTGCCTCTGTTTGTTTTGTAATTGGAATGATTTACATCGATAATAAAAATAAAAACGCTCACCTTTAA
- a CDS encoding RNA polymerase sigma factor, whose product MSTKEQFNKIYNSHYPKVFRLCKGYFCGDAELASDATQEIFIKIWEKLDTFRNESSVSTWIYRITVNTCLLYLRKSSSKKEIRTHIQPQVVSESYSNEKEEQLQQMYQCIQKLEETNKMIILMTLDSVEYSEIAEVIGITEEALRVRIHRIKKSLTQCVQNENI is encoded by the coding sequence GTGAGCACCAAAGAACAATTTAACAAGATATACAACAGCCATTATCCGAAGGTGTTTCGTTTGTGCAAAGGTTATTTTTGTGGAGATGCAGAACTGGCTTCGGATGCGACTCAGGAAATCTTCATTAAGATATGGGAGAAGTTAGACACTTTCCGTAATGAATCAAGCGTTAGTACTTGGATTTACAGAATCACTGTAAATACCTGTCTCCTTTACTTGCGGAAATCATCTTCGAAAAAAGAAATCAGGACTCACATTCAGCCTCAGGTTGTTTCAGAATCGTATTCGAATGAAAAAGAAGAACAACTTCAACAAATGTATCAGTGCATACAAAAACTTGAAGAAACAAATAAAATGATAATTCTAATGACTTTAGACAGCGTAGAATATTCTGAAATAGCAGAGGTAATTGGTATAACCGAGGAAGCACTTCGCGTTAGAATTCATCGAATTAAAAAAAGTTTAACTCAATGCGTACAAAATGAAAACATTTGA
- a CDS encoding alpha/beta fold hydrolase, producing MKTKSILIIVFMLIVSRPVFSQTAFEVQVKGKGDPVLLFPGFSCTGEVWNETIAELSKNYECHVFTFAGFGNVPPIEGPWLSTIKDQVITYVKTKKLKKATLIGHSLGGTLSLWLASAETDLFKKAIIVDALPANAVLMIPNYKGDIIPYDNPQSKMMLAMDANAFNAMNTQSVSYMCFNKEKQKIIAEWMKTADRKTYVYGYIDMLNLDLRKEIAKIKIPVVILAATNPDINTVQNTYKSQYENLPSAKIYYAEKAAHFVMYDQPEWFMEKIKSEIK from the coding sequence ATGAAAACAAAATCAATCTTAATTATCGTATTTATGCTTATCGTTTCAAGACCTGTTTTTTCTCAAACTGCCTTTGAGGTACAGGTGAAAGGAAAAGGTGATCCTGTTTTATTATTCCCTGGCTTTAGCTGTACAGGAGAAGTATGGAATGAAACGATAGCCGAATTGTCTAAAAACTACGAATGCCACGTTTTTACTTTTGCAGGATTTGGAAATGTTCCTCCAATTGAAGGCCCTTGGTTGTCGACTATAAAGGATCAGGTTATTACTTATGTAAAAACTAAAAAATTAAAGAAAGCCACATTAATTGGTCATAGTTTGGGAGGAACTTTGAGTTTATGGTTGGCATCTGCAGAAACTGATTTGTTCAAAAAAGCAATTATTGTGGATGCATTACCTGCAAATGCAGTTTTAATGATTCCTAATTACAAAGGAGATATTATTCCTTATGACAACCCGCAGAGCAAGATGATGCTTGCTATGGATGCAAACGCATTCAATGCTATGAATACCCAGTCGGTTTCTTACATGTGTTTTAATAAAGAAAAGCAAAAAATAATTGCAGAATGGATGAAAACTGCGGATAGAAAAACCTATGTTTATGGTTATATTGACATGCTTAATTTAGATTTACGAAAAGAAATTGCTAAAATTAAAATTCCGGTAGTGATTCTCGCAGCGACAAATCCAGATATTAATACCGTACAAAATACCTATAAGAGTCAATACGAAAATTTACCTTCCGCTAAAATTTATTACGCAGAAAAAGCGGCTCATTTTGTAATGTATGATCAGCCGGAGTGGTTTATGGAAAAAATAAAATCAGAAATAAAATAA
- a CDS encoding HAD family hydrolase produces the protein MSQQCVIFDMDGVICHTNPHHVVAFEAFFDKYQIPYTQEEFEEHMYGKHNGYIMTHFFKRSVAGEELAKLEFEKEAMFREIYKDKVETIPHYLKFLKELKSHGFKTAVATSAPRANLDLIITALQIKDKMDSMLSSEDVKHHKPDPEVYLKSAALVDVSPADCVVFEDSFSGASAAINAGMKVVGVLSTHTKEQLPPCDFYINDYSEINVDKVLELLNSNY, from the coding sequence ATGAGCCAGCAATGTGTAATTTTTGATATGGATGGCGTGATATGCCACACCAATCCACATCATGTAGTAGCTTTCGAAGCCTTTTTCGATAAATACCAAATCCCATACACACAGGAAGAATTTGAAGAGCATATGTACGGAAAACATAACGGATACATCATGACACATTTCTTCAAACGTTCCGTTGCGGGAGAAGAATTAGCTAAACTTGAATTCGAAAAAGAAGCTATGTTCCGTGAAATATATAAAGACAAAGTAGAAACGATTCCGCATTACCTGAAGTTTTTAAAAGAACTAAAATCTCACGGATTCAAAACAGCTGTGGCAACCTCTGCACCTCGTGCTAACCTTGATTTAATCATAACCGCTTTACAGATAAAAGACAAAATGGACTCGATGTTGTCCAGCGAAGATGTAAAACATCATAAACCTGATCCGGAAGTATATTTAAAGTCAGCAGCGCTTGTAGACGTTTCTCCGGCTGATTGTGTCGTTTTTGAGGATTCTTTTTCGGGAGCTTCAGCTGCAATCAATGCAGGAATGAAAGTAGTTGGCGTATTGAGTACCCATACTAAAGAACAATTGCCACCATGTGATTTTTATATTAATGATTATAGTGAAATTAATGTGGATAAGGTTTTGGAGTTATTGAATTCCAATTATTAA
- a CDS encoding type III pantothenate kinase — MVLTVDVGNTRIKAAVFEGSTVLENFVFEKNELEKKIEKILNKFPNCSDLVVASVGNIEKQSFLAFEKQLDIHFLTQEDRFPFLNKYATPKTLGIDRMVLAAGATLQFPKQNRLVIDAGTCITYDFIDESDHYWGGAISPGLRLRYEALHNYTARLPLLSLQVPESYIGNTTAQAIHSGVVNGFVYEIDGFIDEYRTNFSNFIIILTGGDTDFLAKRLKNTIFANSNFLLESLNQTFQYKINND, encoded by the coding sequence ATGGTTTTAACAGTTGATGTTGGGAATACCCGAATTAAAGCTGCTGTCTTTGAGGGAAGTACTGTTCTTGAGAATTTTGTTTTTGAGAAAAATGAGCTTGAAAAAAAAATTGAAAAAATTTTAAATAAATTTCCAAACTGCTCTGATTTAGTGGTGGCATCAGTCGGAAATATCGAAAAACAGTCTTTTCTGGCTTTCGAAAAACAGCTTGACATTCATTTTTTGACGCAGGAAGATCGCTTTCCTTTCCTAAATAAATATGCAACACCAAAAACCTTAGGGATAGACAGGATGGTTTTAGCCGCCGGTGCAACTTTACAGTTCCCAAAACAAAACAGATTGGTTATTGATGCCGGCACTTGTATTACCTATGATTTTATCGACGAATCGGATCATTATTGGGGCGGTGCCATTTCGCCCGGCTTACGATTGCGTTATGAAGCATTACATAATTACACTGCCAGACTGCCTTTGCTGTCTTTACAAGTTCCGGAATCCTATATAGGTAATACTACTGCACAGGCGATACATTCAGGTGTTGTAAATGGTTTCGTCTATGAGATTGACGGTTTTATCGATGAATATCGTACAAATTTTTCAAATTTTATAATAATTTTAACGGGAGGCGATACAGATTTTTTGGCTAAACGATTAAAAAATACCATATTTGCCAATTCAAATTTCTTGCTTGAGAGTTTGAACCAAACATTTCAATATAAAATCAACAATGATTAA